A window of Littorina saxatilis isolate snail1 linkage group LG7, US_GU_Lsax_2.0, whole genome shotgun sequence contains these coding sequences:
- the LOC138970844 gene encoding uncharacterized protein — METKSVFLALFVALSVLCSARADNHCDVSRSMTCVTDVMQSGVLNSFVNPNETTWHRACGTLKTTMQCIREATADCNATEIAAIKSNFAAVESTQKEFCNEAFKCMIRMGDCMNAEPALKTYLSTQITAINTSFCPATRNVMECLHQKVHKKCHVMKKIRDAVHGIAELDDYCREDSCPALKQCQASFSLGAPKQSGLDNKTCGLFQAYALCVEGAVASCPGIRSRMGQPMPSHVSGMIGQACALVAKPEVIAIYDCPAFTNCIDAFMTSKNAFSAQNLCRTLQGVIGCATKTINSCPAVTSQARNSFIHDANMAAFGAADMMCGMAQVYTGSCLELNRCKLGLVVLKADTPFSQQCTTIKTYQECAGGAVKACNLTRPHRDQEGGMSHSDERKRPDLVKLSSISQKVCRAMDGQSVSTCKEFQECMGNAEMPIRDAGLVSVDSWCDVSAQTMECVRLLSERCTVPSTLNASVSNIYEELLNEGCPNTFDFQTAEDPTGGTGPLAGISTTYLLLLTLVANLIFLV; from the exons ATGGAGACGAAATCTGTGTTCCTCGCTCTTTTTGTGG CTCTGTCTGTGCTGTGCTCAGCACGTGCCGACAATCACTGTGACGTCAGCAGGAGTATGACGTGTGTCACCGACGTGATGCAGTCAGGCGTCTTAAACAGCTTTGTGAATCCTAATGAGACGACGTGGCACAGGGCATGTGG CACACTCAAGACGACCATGCAATGCATCAGGGAAGCCACAGCCGACTGTAACGCCACGGAAATAGCCGCCATCAAGAGCAACTTTGCCGCCGTCGAGTCAACACAGAAGGAGTTCTGCAACGAGG CTTTCAAATGCATGATACGGATGGGTGACTGTATGAACGCCGAGCCAGCGCTAAAGACGTATCTGAGCACACAGATCACAGCTATAAATACATCTTTCTGCCC TGCGACCAGAAATGTGATGGAGTGTCTGCACCAGAAAGTGCACAAGAAGTGTCACGTGATGAAAAAGATTAGGGATGCTGTTCACGGGATTGCAGAGCTGGATGATTACTGTC GTGAAGACAGCTGCCCAGCACTGAAGCAGTGTCAGGCCAGTttctctctcggtgcacccaAACAGAGCGGGCTAGACAACAAGACATGCGG aTTGTTCCAGGCCTACGCTCTCTGCGTGGAAGGCGCCGTAGCATCGTGTCCAGGCATCAGGTCACGCATGGGACAGCCCATGCCCTCACATGTCTCTGGGATGATCGGCCAGGCCTGTGCTT tgGTGGCGAAACCAGAGGTAATAGCCATCTACGACTGTCCAGCTTTCACCAACTGTATCGACGCATTCATGACCTCTAAGAACGCGTTCTCCGCTCAGAATCTCTGCCG CACGCTGCAGGGTGTGATTGGCTGCGCGACAAAAACCATCAACAGCTGTCCTGCTGTGACCAGTCAAGCGCGAAATTCTTTCATCCATGACGCCAACATGGCAGCGTTTGGAGCAGCCGACATGATGTGCGGAATGGCTCAAGTCT ATACGGGGTCCTGCCTGGAGCTAAACCGTTGCAAACTTGGTCTGGTCGTTCTTAAGGCTGATACTCCCTTCAGTCAGCAGTGCAC GACAATCAAGACTTACCAGGAGTGTGCCGGCGGGGCTGTCAAAGCCTGCAACCTGACCAGACCGCACCGCGACCAGGAAGGAGGAATGTCCCACAGCGACGAGCGAAAGAGACCAGACCTGGTCAAACTGTCTTCTATCAGCCAGAAAGTTTGCCGGG CGATGGACGGCCAGTCGGTGAGCACGTGCAAGGAGTTCCAGGAGTGTATGGGTAACGCTGAGATGCCCATCAGGGATGCTGGCTTGGTCTCTGTGGACTCGTGGTGCGA TGTGAGCGCCCAGACCATGGAATGCGTACGCTTGTTGAGCGAACGGTGCACTGTCCCCAGCACTTTAAACGCTTCCGTGAGCAACATCTACGAGGAGTTGTTGAACGAAGGATGTCCGA ACACGTTTGATTTCCAGACTGCTGAAGATCCAACTGGCG GAACTGGTCCACTGGCTGGCATATCTACGACATACCTGCTTCTTCTGACGCTGGTGGCAAACCTGATCTTTCTTGTGTAA